The sequence GAGACACACGCAAAACGGCTTCGCTAGCGTTAGCCCTTCCGCTTAGGTATCCGGGATGTCTTGGTCGGGATACCTCGACGAGTCGGTTTTGCATAAGTCCACAATAAGAAAGAATGTCATCTATGAATGCAACGTCAACGCCAGCTTCAACGCCATCCGCACCTGCGCCGCAGCGCGACGCCCTCAACGCACCGTATTGGGACAGTCTTGCGCGTGGCACTCTGTCGTTCCAGCGTTGCGGTTGTTGTGGAAAAGCATGGTTGCCAGCCCGCAGCGAATGTCCCGGTTGTCTGGCTACTGACTGGCGCTGGGAGCCAGCATCCGGCTCCGCCAGACTAATCAGTTGGGTCGTGTACCACGTGGCATATCACCCGGCATTCGAAAACCGCCTTCCTTATAACGTCGCCGTGGTCGAGCTGGACGAAGGTCCACGACTGATCAGCAATGTCGTCGGGATCGAAGATGCTGAAAATTTAAAAATTGATCAGCCGTTACGGCTAGTTATTGAAGAGGAAAACGGGATCGCGGTGGCCCGTTTTACACCGGCCTGATTGCTGTCAATAAACGCAGTAGAAAACGAGGCATCAGAGGGGGGGAACTGCAACGAAAATCATCCTGTAACAAGTAACAAAAAAAGCCGCAGCAACGTGGAACGTGGAACGTAGGACTTAGGGACGTAGGACCGAGCGGTGGAAATCATAATAATTATAGTTAGATCATTACAGGAGATGGATATGAAGGCATTGAAGAAGACATTAGCACGCGTCGCCGGGATTGGCCTTTTGGCCGGTACATGGATGTTATCCAATGCAGTTTTTGCTGCAGAACCGATCAAGATCGGGGCGATTAATCCTTTCAGTGGCGGGTTGGCGTTGTACGGTACCGAAATGACCCGCGGCTTTGATCTGGCGGTGGATCAGATTAATGCGGCTGGGGGCTTATTAGGCCGCAAGGTCGTATTGATTCGCGGTGACGCTGCCAATCCACAGCAGGGTATCGCAACCGTCGAACAACTTGCCGTTAAGGAAAAGGTTGATCTTTTTGTCGGGACTTATACCAGTGCTGTTTCCAATGCATCCAGCGATGCAGCGATGCGCTATAACAAACTGTATTGGGAGACGAACGCCTTGGTTGATAGCCTGACCGAACGCGGCTTGCCAAACTTTATCCGCACCGGCCCAAACGGCAGCAACTTTGCGGCAGGCACGGTCGATACTGTGCGCGACGTAATTGCGCCAGTGCTTAAAAAAGACATGAAGGACATCACCGTCTGGATCGAGCATGAGGATTCGATTTTTGGCACTTCAGTTGCCAACGAACAAAAGCGATTGCTGGAAGGTCTGGGCGTAAAAGTAGTTGGTATGGGCGCACATTCTGCACGTGCCATCGATATGACAGACATGGTGCTGAGGGCTAAGCAAGCGCATCCCGACGTGGTGATTGAGACGGGGTATGTACCCGACGGCAGTCTGTTATTGCGCACCATACGTGATCAAGGTTTCAAACCACCGGCGCTGGTCCTTGTTGGAACCGGCAATGAACCAGAAACCCTCGCAGCGGTGGGCGCACCTACACTCGAAGGCATGCTGGTAGTCGCCTATCCCCTGACCAATGTGGCTGAGAGTTATGCCCACGGCGCAGCGGCCTATCTTGAGGCTTATCGCACCAAATACAAGGTAGAGCCAAGTTTGCCGCAATCGATCAACGCTTATGTTGGTATGCAGATGCTGTTCGATGCAATCAAGATAGCTGGAAGCACCGATGTTGAAAAGGTGCGTGCTGCCGCAGCCACGATGGACAAACCGCTCGGTAGCTATGCAACAGGTTACGGCGTCAAGTTCGACAAGAATTTCCAGAACATCCGGGCACTCATCACCACGGTGCAATGGCAAGGTGGCAAGCCAGTAACGGTGTTTCCGAAAAAAGCGATCGCTCCTGGCGATGCGTTAAAAACGCTGGCACGTAATTAAATCGTAAGAGATTCTGCTGTGTTGGGATAGCAGCAAACTGGTCGGTGGTAACTAAAATAATTCAATAAATCACAGGAGAGAGACATGAAGGCATTTAAACGCGTCGCAGGCGTTGCGCTATTAGCTGGTACTTCGGTGTTTGGACAAATGGCATTTGCCGCCGACCCAATTAAAATCGGCGCCATTAATCCCTACAGCGGTCCTCAAGCGTTGTATGGAACCGAAGTGACGCGTGGGTACGAATTGGCAGTAGATGAAGCCAATGCCGCCGGTGGTGTATTTGGCAGAAAGATCGTATTGGTACGCGGTGACGCCGCTAATCCTCAGCAGGGCATTGCCTCCGTAGAGCAATTAGCCAACAAAGAAAAGGTCGACATGTTTGTCGGCACCTACACCAGCGCGGTCTCCAATGCCGCCAGTGATGCGGCGATGCGGTATAACAAACTGTATTGGGAAACAAACGCGTTGGTCGATAGCCTGACCGAGCGCGGATTGCCCAACTTTATTCGCTCCGGCGCTTACGGCAGCACGTTTGCAAATGGCGCGGCAGATACCGTCCGTGACCTGATTGCGCCCAGGCTTAAAAAGGATGTGAAGGACGTCACCGTCTGGATCGAGCACGAGGACTCGATTTATGGTTCTTCAGTGGCCAAAGAGCAAAAGCGCTTGCTCGAAGCAATGGGCGCAAAAATTGTCGGCGTTGGTGTTCATGCGTCCACTTCGATCGACCTGAATGATACTGTGCTGCGGGCTAAACAGGCACGTCCCGATGTGTTCATCGAAACCGGCTACGTACCGGATGCCAACTTGCTGCTACGCACGGCACGTGACCAAGGCTTCAAACCGCCTGCCATGGTGTTTGTCGGCACGGGTGATACACCGGAAACGTTGGCGTCAGTCGGTGCAGCTTCCCTCGAAGGCGTGCTAGTGGTGAATTACACGCGTAGCGACGTGGCCGAAAGTTTTGGTCCGGGTGGCAGAGCTTATTTAGCGGCGTATCGCGCAAAGTACAAGTCAGATCCCGTCGCGCCGCAGGGAATGAACGCCTATGTCGGCATGCAAATATTGTTCGAAGCGCTTAAAGAAGCAGGCAGCACCGACATGGAAAAGGTACGTGCAGTGGCTGCCAAAATGGATAAACCGTTAGGCAGCTATCCAACCGGTTCTGGTATCAAATTTGACAAAAATTTCCAAAATACACGTGTGGTGACGACCACCGTTCAGTGGCAAAAAGGGAATGTGGTCACGGTATTTCCTAAGAAAGCCGTCATGTCTGGCGTGGTCCTTGAAAACTTGGCGCGCAACTAGAAGATTGCTAAGTTATGAATAATCAGAAATATAAAGCAGGAATACTAAGTGGGGAAACTGAGACGATGAAAAATCAAAACACAGTGGTGTGCAGTATCGGCGCAGGCGCTGGTTTCGCTGGTGATCGCATCGATCCGGCGGTGGCGTTAGCCGCTTCTGGCAAAGTCGACACCGTGGTGCTGGAGTGTCTGGCGGAGCGCACGTTAGTACCGGCTCTCAAGGCACGTGCTGATAATCCGCGCGCAGGTGCTGATCCGCGCCTGCGCCGCCGCTTGACCCCGCTGTTGCCTGTTGCCGTGGCCAACAAGTGCCGTATCGTATCGAATCTGGGTGCCGCCAACCCACGCGCAGCGGGTGATGCCATTGCCAGACTGGCGGCTGAACTGGGTTGTCGCGGGGTGCGCGTAGCAGCCGTTCACGGTGATGACGTGCTCCATCTGCAAAATAACATTGCATGGGTCAGGCCGGTAGAGGGCAAGTTACTTGGCGCACACGTTTATCTCGGCAGCGGTGCACTGGCCGAAGCGCTAGATAATGGTGCTGATGTCGTGGTGAGTGGACGGGTGGCAGATTCTGCTCTATTTGCAGCAGCAGCTTTGCGGCATTTGAATCCGGGACCTGCGGCACTTGCCGGTGCGATTGCTGTTGGTCATTTGCTGGAATGTGGTGGTCAACTGACTGGTGGTAACTACGATCCGATCGGCCAAAAACTGCTCTCCGCAGCGGATTACGCAAAGCTTGGCTATCCGCTTGCGCATATATACGCCGACGGCAGCGCCGACATCACAATTCTGGACAATGCGCCGGGCATACTTGATGCGGAAACCTGCACGCTACAATTATTTTACGAAGTCCATGATCCGGCACGTTACGCCACGCCCGACCTGATCATCGATTTCACCGGTATTCGTTTTGAGCAGATAGGCAAAAATCGCGTACACATGTCCGGTGCTCGCTCACTGGGACCGCCGCCCACCTTGAAGGTCGCCGGTTTTCTAGAGTTGCCCGGTTACATTGCGGATGCTGAAATTGGATTTGCAGGGACCGGTGCGATGATGCGCGCGCAACGTGCTGCGGAAACCTTACGACTACGCTTATCGGATTGGAAGGATGCAGATATTGCGATTGATTTGGTCGGTGTCAACTCAGTGTTGCGGGCGGGGTCACTTGCGACATTATCGGATCCGGCCGAATTGCGGGTGCATGTCTCCGCACGTTGTGCCGATCTGGAAATCGCGCAAATCATCGAAGATGAAATCTACGCGTTAACATTATCTGGTCCTGCCGGAGGATGTAGCGTACGTAGCGAGCGCCGCCCGCGCATTGAAGTGTTGGATGGTTTTATCGCTCACGATCTGGTGCGACCAGAAATTGAATGGAGTCAATCATGAGAGTTGGTGATATTGCGACCGGCCGCGCCGGAGACAAAGGGAACGTCCTGGACCTGACACTCGTTGCCCGCGATGAAGCGGCGTACGCCATCCTGACGCGCGTTCTGACGGCAGAGTTTGTTGGCACGGCGCTTAACCGTGTCGTTCCAGGACCAACGGTGCGTTACGAAATTCCCGGACTGCGCGCACTTAAATATGTCTCGGATGAGGCACTCGCTGGTGGCGTTTATGCCTCGCTACGTCCAGGATTACATTGGCAAAAAGCGGCGATCTGGTTGCTGCTCGATTTGGATATACATGTTAGCGAATAATAATCCTAATAGTAATCCGTCTAAGCCTTCATCAGACCGCAAAAAAGAACAGAAAATAACCGCATGATGGCGTGATAATAAAAAATAGCTTGATAAAAATGACCGACATAGAGTCAACCCCAGGATAAGAGATCGGAGACGCAATGCAATACAGCACTATCGCTTATCGGGTGGAAAATGCGATCCTGACGCTCACTCTGAATCGCCCGGATCGCCTCAATGCGTTCACGGTAACGATGGCGGACGAACTGATCCATGCGCTTGATCGGGCCAGTGAAGATGATGCTGTGCGGGCAATTGTAGTCACAGGAGCGGGGCGTGCATTTTGTGCCGGTATGGATTTGGATGCATCCGTTGATGTTGGTAATGACGATGCTGATAGCAATAAAAATAACGTTTTCGGCCTCAACGAAGCGCTGCATCCAACCTTGCAAAGTCTGGAGGAGAACTTCGATGATCCTCTCGTAGTGAATGGTGTGCGTGATACCGGCGGCCGTGTGGTGTTGGCAATCTTTGACTGCAAAAAGCCGATAATTGCAGCTATTAATGGTGCGGCAGTCGGAGTTGGTGCAACGTTGACACTAGCCATGGATATACGCATCGCCTCAGATAAAGCACGTTTTGCCTTTCCATTTGGCAAGCTCGGGATTGTACCCGATGCCTGTTCAAGCTGGTTTCTCCCGCGGATTGTCGGTTTGGCCAAAGCGCTTGAGTGGACCTACACTGCGGAGATGATCGACGCGCAGGAAGCGCTGAACTGTGGATTGATAAAAGCCGTCGTGCCGCAGGAAAAATTGCTGGAAGAGGCATACGTTATTGCACAAAAAATCAGCACCGATCGTTCGCCGGTCTCGGTCGCACTGATACGGCAAATGATGTATCGCAATTCAGCAGAACCGCATCCGATGCAAGCGCACAAGATCGAGTCGCTGGGTATTTTCTATACTAGTCAAGCGGATGGTAAGGAAGGTGTCGCTGCCTTCCGTGAAAAGCGACCTCCTCATTTCAAGGCGGCATCCTCCGAGATGCCGTCATTCTATCCCTGGTGGAAATAATATGGACTTTGAACCAGCTCGTCTGGAAGCATTTTTGAAGAATGCAATTCCTGCGTTGGAAGGTGATATGACGCTGGAACGCATCGGCGGCGGCCAGTCCAACCCGACCTATTTTGTCAATTTTTCCAACCGCTCGTTGGTGCTGCGCAAGCAACCGGCGTCGAGTTTGTTGCCATCCGCGCATGCAGTAGACCGTGAGTATCGGATCATGCAGGCATTGTTTGGCACGGATGTACCAGTCCCAAAAATGGTGTTGTTCCATGCTGAGCGCGACGTAGTTGGCACGCCGTTTTACATCATGGAGCGATTGCAGGGCAGAATTTTTCCTGGCTATGCACTGCCGGGGATGGTGCCTTCTGAACGGCACGCCATCTATATGGCGATGGCCGAGGCCATGGCACGCTTGCACAAAGTTGACTGGGCAGTGATTGGGTTGACCGATTACGGACGTCAGGGCAGCTATTTCACACGCCAGATTGCGCGTTGGACCAAGCAATGGCAGATGTCCAAGACGCGTGAAAATGCGGACGTTGAGCAGTTGATCGTCTGGTTACAAAAAAATATCCCTGATGAAACAGAGACAAGGATCAGCCACGGTGATTTTCGGCTTGGGAATCTGATGTTTCATCCAACCGAGCCACGTGTGATCGGGGTGCTTGACTGGGAACTCTCGACCTTGGGCCATCCGTTGGCCGATGTGGCTTTCAACTGCATTGCTTACCGTACAGTGCCGTCCGAATATGGCGGCAT is a genomic window of Glaciimonas sp. CA11.2 containing:
- a CDS encoding ABC transporter substrate-binding protein codes for the protein MKALKKTLARVAGIGLLAGTWMLSNAVFAAEPIKIGAINPFSGGLALYGTEMTRGFDLAVDQINAAGGLLGRKVVLIRGDAANPQQGIATVEQLAVKEKVDLFVGTYTSAVSNASSDAAMRYNKLYWETNALVDSLTERGLPNFIRTGPNGSNFAAGTVDTVRDVIAPVLKKDMKDITVWIEHEDSIFGTSVANEQKRLLEGLGVKVVGMGAHSARAIDMTDMVLRAKQAHPDVVIETGYVPDGSLLLRTIRDQGFKPPALVLVGTGNEPETLAAVGAPTLEGMLVVAYPLTNVAESYAHGAAAYLEAYRTKYKVEPSLPQSINAYVGMQMLFDAIKIAGSTDVEKVRAAAATMDKPLGSYATGYGVKFDKNFQNIRALITTVQWQGGKPVTVFPKKAIAPGDALKTLARN
- a CDS encoding phosphotransferase family protein, coding for MDFEPARLEAFLKNAIPALEGDMTLERIGGGQSNPTYFVNFSNRSLVLRKQPASSLLPSAHAVDREYRIMQALFGTDVPVPKMVLFHAERDVVGTPFYIMERLQGRIFPGYALPGMVPSERHAIYMAMAEAMARLHKVDWAVIGLTDYGRQGSYFTRQIARWTKQWQMSKTRENADVEQLIVWLQKNIPDETETRISHGDFRLGNLMFHPTEPRVIGVLDWELSTLGHPLADVAFNCIAYRTVPSEYGGILGLDHAAMGIPSEVEYLQHYYLHSGRRDGLTAFHFAFALFRLAVIFEGIAARALSGNAEADNALEVGELSVAFAHRAVEFINGTSQPSPKGNSA
- a CDS encoding ABC transporter substrate-binding protein, with protein sequence MKAFKRVAGVALLAGTSVFGQMAFAADPIKIGAINPYSGPQALYGTEVTRGYELAVDEANAAGGVFGRKIVLVRGDAANPQQGIASVEQLANKEKVDMFVGTYTSAVSNAASDAAMRYNKLYWETNALVDSLTERGLPNFIRSGAYGSTFANGAADTVRDLIAPRLKKDVKDVTVWIEHEDSIYGSSVAKEQKRLLEAMGAKIVGVGVHASTSIDLNDTVLRAKQARPDVFIETGYVPDANLLLRTARDQGFKPPAMVFVGTGDTPETLASVGAASLEGVLVVNYTRSDVAESFGPGGRAYLAAYRAKYKSDPVAPQGMNAYVGMQILFEALKEAGSTDMEKVRAVAAKMDKPLGSYPTGSGIKFDKNFQNTRVVTTTVQWQKGNVVTVFPKKAVMSGVVLENLARN
- a CDS encoding Zn-ribbon domain-containing OB-fold protein, whose protein sequence is MNATSTPASTPSAPAPQRDALNAPYWDSLARGTLSFQRCGCCGKAWLPARSECPGCLATDWRWEPASGSARLISWVVYHVAYHPAFENRLPYNVAVVELDEGPRLISNVVGIEDAENLKIDQPLRLVIEEENGIAVARFTPA
- a CDS encoding crotonase/enoyl-CoA hydratase family protein, whose product is MQYSTIAYRVENAILTLTLNRPDRLNAFTVTMADELIHALDRASEDDAVRAIVVTGAGRAFCAGMDLDASVDVGNDDADSNKNNVFGLNEALHPTLQSLEENFDDPLVVNGVRDTGGRVVLAIFDCKKPIIAAINGAAVGVGATLTLAMDIRIASDKARFAFPFGKLGIVPDACSSWFLPRIVGLAKALEWTYTAEMIDAQEALNCGLIKAVVPQEKLLEEAYVIAQKISTDRSPVSVALIRQMMYRNSAEPHPMQAHKIESLGIFYTSQADGKEGVAAFREKRPPHFKAASSEMPSFYPWWK
- a CDS encoding acyclic terpene utilization AtuA family protein, which gives rise to MKNQNTVVCSIGAGAGFAGDRIDPAVALAASGKVDTVVLECLAERTLVPALKARADNPRAGADPRLRRRLTPLLPVAVANKCRIVSNLGAANPRAAGDAIARLAAELGCRGVRVAAVHGDDVLHLQNNIAWVRPVEGKLLGAHVYLGSGALAEALDNGADVVVSGRVADSALFAAAALRHLNPGPAALAGAIAVGHLLECGGQLTGGNYDPIGQKLLSAADYAKLGYPLAHIYADGSADITILDNAPGILDAETCTLQLFYEVHDPARYATPDLIIDFTGIRFEQIGKNRVHMSGARSLGPPPTLKVAGFLELPGYIADAEIGFAGTGAMMRAQRAAETLRLRLSDWKDADIAIDLVGVNSVLRAGSLATLSDPAELRVHVSARCADLEIAQIIEDEIYALTLSGPAGGCSVRSERRPRIEVLDGFIAHDLVRPEIEWSQS